A region from the Nostoc sp. HK-01 genome encodes:
- a CDS encoding putative ABC-2 type transport system permease protein, whose translation MGIVLANIIAIYRRELQSYFISPLAYAIAGVFWFISGLFFVTILFGPDGILPSVAAIDLQGQQLGVPVPLIDVPYEFIRAFLDRMGWLLLFILPILSMGLYAEERKRGTLELLATSPLTNWAVAVGKLLGVVTFLITMVAPLLIFEAIALSGSNPPMSPAIPLLGHFGLILLAAAILSLGMFISSLTDSTILSAVLTFGLVLLLLFVDLIAKSIGGPVGEALGHLSLLKHYNTFIQGIFDTSAIILFASYIFLGIFLTAQSIDALRFQRQ comes from the coding sequence ATGGGTATAGTACTAGCGAATATTATTGCCATTTATCGCCGGGAACTACAGAGTTACTTTATCTCGCCATTAGCTTATGCGATCGCTGGGGTATTTTGGTTCATCTCTGGGTTATTTTTTGTGACCATTTTATTTGGCCCCGATGGAATTTTGCCCTCGGTTGCAGCCATCGACTTACAAGGTCAACAATTGGGTGTCCCAGTCCCCTTAATTGATGTCCCCTATGAATTTATTCGAGCATTTTTAGACCGAATGGGTTGGTTATTGCTATTTATTTTGCCAATTCTGTCGATGGGACTGTACGCCGAAGAACGTAAGCGTGGCACATTGGAACTTTTAGCCACCTCACCCTTAACGAATTGGGCAGTAGCGGTTGGAAAATTATTAGGCGTGGTGACATTCTTAATTACAATGGTTGCACCACTGTTGATATTTGAAGCGATCGCCCTTAGTGGTTCCAATCCACCTATGTCGCCAGCTATTCCCCTACTCGGTCATTTTGGCTTAATCTTGCTGGCAGCCGCAATTTTATCATTGGGAATGTTTATTTCTTCCTTAACAGACAGCACTATCCTCTCTGCTGTTCTGACCTTTGGCTTGGTTTTGTTGCTGTTATTTGTTGATTTAATCGCTAAAAGTATTGGCGGCCCTGTCGGCGAAGCCTTGGGTCATTTGTCATTACTCAAACATTACAACACCTTCATCCAAGGAATTTTTGACACCAGCGCCATAATTTTATTTGCTAGTTACATTTTTTTAGGTATCTTTCTCACAGCACAATCAATTGATGCCCTACGTTTTCAAAGGCAATAG
- a CDS encoding ABC transporter-related protein, with translation MIEVEHLSKTYGSTPAITDVTFRVEPGEILGFLGPNGAGKTTTMRILAGYLPATSGTAKISGFDVHDNSLAVRQRIGYLPETPPLYPEMTVEGFLHFVARIKGVSAGDRTAKVKAAIARCNLQDKQRVIIRKLSKGYRQRVGIAQAIVHDPPAIILDEPTVGLDPRQIIEVRNLIKSLAGTHTIILSTHILPEVSMTCSRVAIINRGKVVATNTPESLMTQLTGGSGYELEIEGEANLAKQVLQNVAGVSLVESIPGHHLIHATDGRAYLRVIAQPGTEPGREIAATLIRAGFGLQEMRRVSATLEDVFLQLTTEEKHFEPEAANEGEAA, from the coding sequence ATGATTGAAGTTGAACATCTCAGTAAAACTTACGGTTCTACCCCAGCGATTACAGATGTGACTTTTCGGGTTGAACCAGGGGAAATTTTAGGGTTTTTAGGGCCGAATGGCGCTGGTAAAACCACAACAATGCGAATTTTAGCGGGTTATTTACCTGCAACTAGCGGGACAGCTAAAATTTCTGGGTTTGATGTCCATGATAATTCTTTGGCGGTGCGTCAACGCATTGGTTATTTACCAGAAACACCACCGTTATATCCAGAGATGACGGTGGAGGGATTTTTGCATTTCGTCGCCCGAATCAAAGGTGTCTCCGCAGGCGATCGCACCGCTAAAGTCAAAGCAGCGATCGCCCGATGTAACTTACAAGATAAACAGCGAGTCATTATTCGCAAACTCTCTAAAGGATATCGCCAAAGAGTGGGCATTGCTCAGGCGATCGTTCACGACCCACCAGCCATCATCCTGGATGAACCCACCGTTGGACTTGACCCTAGACAAATCATCGAAGTGCGAAATTTGATTAAAAGTCTCGCGGGGACACACACGATTATTTTGTCTACCCACATTTTGCCGGAAGTGAGTATGACTTGTAGCCGTGTCGCTATTATTAATCGTGGAAAGGTTGTAGCTACTAATACTCCAGAAAGCCTCATGACACAGTTGACTGGAGGCTCAGGATATGAATTAGAAATTGAAGGCGAAGCAAACCTAGCGAAACAAGTCTTGCAAAACGTTGCGGGTGTGAGTCTGGTAGAATCAATTCCTGGTCATCATCTGATCCATGCTACAGACGGTCGCGCTTATTTGCGAGTGATTGCTCAACCGGGAACAGAACCGGGAAGAGAAATCGCCGCCACCTTAATCCGGGCTGGATTTGGTTTACAAGAAATGCGGCGAGTCAGCGCTACCTTAGAAGATGTGTTCTTGCAACTGACCACCGAAGAAAAGCATTTTGAACCTGAAGCAGCCAACGAAGGAGAAGCAGCATAA
- a CDS encoding S-layer domain-containing protein: protein MIRYNYLKFWIIASFLIAGLNGGSQIASAQDYTNTETETSLSLDNQNFSIFPTAATDQGVKEDTEPMAQVTSVSQLNDVQPSDWAFTALQSLVERYNCIAGYPNNSFRGDRAVTRYEFAAGMNACLDKINQIIAVAAPSAELVTRADLETIKRLQTEFSSELATLRGRVDSLEARSAEIQANQFSTTTKLNGLLIVGVQGRSSNRGDVNPRDGVKDSDDNGTNFNVVNFSYLSLTTQLTPRSYLFTGLIAADGTTKPKLSNDFALSYEYPTDNTLTVTDLNYRWLVTDKLAVMVGTEGVNMTNAFRGPVRVESAATGPLSWLAQRNPILDIGFGHGGIAIDWQFAKRASVQALYTSYTPGNPSQRNGLFDGTTTTAVQLLLTPTDSVDLSLYYVNNYASNGCLLTFVGDECLTATNAPLQTNAYGGTVSWQISPRVTVGAWGGYTTSSIPGRSGSVDTTNYMVFLNFPDLFAPGNLGGIYVGQPPKITSSNLPVGNNVPDFENTGLGRAGGQPGTTTQIEAFYRFRMTDNIYITPGIIHILEPGHTPDSDPITIGILRSTFLF from the coding sequence GTGATTCGCTATAATTATCTGAAATTCTGGATAATCGCATCTTTCTTGATAGCAGGATTAAACGGCGGATCACAAATAGCATCCGCCCAGGATTATACAAATACAGAGACAGAAACAAGTCTAAGTTTAGACAACCAAAATTTCTCGATATTTCCTACCGCTGCAACAGATCAGGGTGTAAAAGAAGACACAGAACCAATGGCACAAGTCACATCGGTGTCGCAATTGAATGATGTCCAACCTAGCGATTGGGCTTTTACGGCTTTACAATCTTTGGTAGAACGCTATAACTGCATTGCTGGCTATCCGAATAATTCATTTCGTGGCGATCGCGCTGTTACTCGCTATGAATTTGCCGCAGGGATGAATGCTTGCTTAGATAAAATTAACCAAATTATTGCAGTAGCAGCACCCAGCGCCGAACTCGTAACCCGCGCAGATTTAGAGACAATTAAACGCTTACAAACAGAATTTAGTAGCGAATTAGCTACCTTGCGGGGACGAGTAGATAGCTTAGAAGCACGTAGCGCCGAAATTCAAGCTAACCAATTTTCTACCACAACAAAACTTAACGGACTGTTAATTGTAGGTGTTCAAGGGCGGAGTTCTAACCGTGGTGATGTTAATCCCAGAGATGGTGTAAAAGACTCAGATGATAATGGAACAAACTTTAATGTTGTTAACTTTTCTTACCTGAGTTTAACTACTCAACTCACACCTCGTAGTTATCTATTTACAGGGTTGATAGCTGCCGATGGTACCACAAAACCTAAATTGAGTAATGACTTTGCACTAAGTTACGAATATCCTACAGATAACACATTAACTGTTACTGACTTGAATTATCGCTGGTTAGTTACTGACAAATTAGCGGTGATGGTAGGAACAGAAGGCGTAAATATGACCAATGCTTTCCGTGGCCCCGTTCGAGTCGAGAGCGCAGCTACAGGGCCTTTATCTTGGTTAGCACAAAGAAACCCAATTTTAGACATAGGCTTTGGTCATGGTGGAATTGCTATAGATTGGCAATTTGCCAAACGCGCCAGTGTGCAAGCTTTGTATACTAGTTACACTCCGGGGAATCCCAGTCAACGCAATGGTTTGTTTGATGGAACTACGACAACAGCAGTGCAATTGTTATTAACACCTACTGATAGTGTGGATTTGAGTTTGTATTACGTTAATAACTATGCTTCTAATGGCTGTTTACTTACCTTTGTTGGTGATGAATGTTTAACAGCGACTAATGCACCCTTACAAACCAACGCCTATGGTGGGACAGTCAGTTGGCAAATTTCGCCCCGCGTCACTGTCGGCGCATGGGGTGGTTATACTACTTCGTCCATTCCTGGGCGATCAGGTAGTGTGGACACAACGAATTACATGGTATTTCTGAATTTCCCTGATTTATTTGCTCCAGGAAATTTAGGCGGTATTTATGTGGGACAACCACCTAAAATTACTAGTAGTAATTTACCTGTGGGTAATAATGTTCCAGATTTTGAGAATACAGGTCTAGGACGTGCAGGTGGACAACCAGGAACCACCACTCAAATCGAAGCTTTTTATCGTTTCCGAATGACAGACAATATCTACATTACGCCAGGGATAATTCATATCTTGGAACCTGGACATACACCAGATAGCGACCCGATTACGATTGGTATTCTTCGGAGTACCTTTTTGTTTTAG
- a CDS encoding type I site-specific deoxyribonuclease, HsdR family protein yields MKTCHRLKIKSLSPNHPIKSSRTIAQATNLAKKHHLYRNFNPSIAVDSWLTWFEVIGYTVELEADIAAGRHPTERNNETEVILGDRLRHALLRINPHISSAALQSTIRQLTALPKQNLLENNLYLHKLLTQGIDITYIINNQIISEKVWLIDAANLLNNDWLVVHPFTIVANHQTHQLDAVIFINGLPLAILYNQKASAINILKNNQDTLHKYIQNIPKLFFYNVFLVVTSGNRANLGTLTCKSTEFLPWYTIDGEDFTHPQETEIDVLIQGIFDKRRFLEIIKHSIVFEEDGVSYSKKLLRYHFCTVP; encoded by the coding sequence GTGAAAACATGCCATAGACTCAAAATCAAGTCTTTGAGTCCCAATCATCCTATCAAGTCCAGTAGAACAATTGCCCAAGCAACTAACTTGGCTAAAAAACATCATCTCTACAGAAATTTTAACCCATCCATTGCTGTAGACTCTTGGCTGACTTGGTTTGAAGTTATTGGCTACACAGTAGAACTAGAAGCAGATATCGCCGCTGGTAGACATCCGACAGAACGTAATAATGAGACTGAAGTTATTTTAGGCGATCGCCTGCGTCATGCCTTACTGAGAATCAATCCGCATATCTCATCAGCAGCACTTCAATCAACTATCCGTCAGTTGACTGCTTTACCCAAACAAAACTTACTTGAAAATAACCTGTACTTGCATAAATTATTAACTCAAGGAATTGATATTACATACATAATTAATAATCAAATAATTAGCGAAAAAGTCTGGTTAATAGATGCTGCTAACTTGCTTAACAATGATTGGTTGGTAGTTCATCCATTTACCATTGTTGCAAATCATCAAACTCACCAGTTAGATGCAGTTATTTTTATTAACGGCTTACCTTTGGCAATCTTATATAATCAGAAAGCATCTGCAATAAACATCTTGAAAAATAATCAAGATACCTTGCATAAATATATTCAAAATATTCCAAAATTGTTTTTTTATAATGTCTTTCTAGTAGTTACTTCTGGCAATCGAGCCAACTTAGGTACATTAACTTGTAAATCAACAGAGTTTTTACCTTGGTACACAATAGATGGTGAAGACTTTACCCATCCACAAGAAACAGAAATAGATGTGCTAATCCAAGGTATTTTTGATAAACGACGCTTTCTAGAAATAATTAAACATTCTATAGTGTTTGAGGAAGATGGCGTTAGTTACAGTAAAAAATTACTGCGTTATCATTTTTGCACTGTACCATAA
- a CDS encoding nitrogenase molybdenum-iron cofactor biosynthesis protein NifN, with product MAIVSVTNTSVTVNPLKQSQAIGATLAFLGLKGMLPLLHGSPGCSAFTKSPLTQHLRKAIPLSSTAMTEVSTIMGDEDKVEQAILQMVQRYQPEILGLCTTGLTETKGDDLRRLTKDIRHRYPELDNLPIVLVSTPDFKGTLQDGFAAVVESIVKEIPQNSGGCYFQQVVVLASSAFTPADIEQVKEIIAAFGLQAIAIPDLSGLLDSQWDHNYSGITGSGTTLAELQQIGHSVFTLALGESMRGAAKILEQRFNIPYEVFSELTGLGATDRFLQALADISGHNVPEKYRRQRRQLQDLMLHTHTYFGGKRVSVALEPDLLLSIVTFLQSMGVHIHTAVTTTRSPVLEKLTIPCVTIGDLEDFEQMAVGSDLLIANSYTTTISKRLNIPLYRQGIPIFDRLGHALSTKVGYQGTKQLLLDIANLFFQD from the coding sequence ATGGCAATTGTGAGCGTTACGAATACATCTGTTACAGTCAATCCTCTTAAACAAAGTCAAGCCATCGGTGCAACCTTAGCATTCTTAGGCTTAAAAGGGATGCTGCCTTTATTACATGGTTCACCTGGTTGCAGTGCCTTTACTAAATCTCCTCTAACACAGCATTTGCGTAAGGCGATTCCGCTTTCTAGTACGGCGATGACAGAAGTCTCTACCATTATGGGAGATGAGGATAAAGTTGAACAGGCAATTTTACAGATGGTGCAGAGATATCAACCAGAAATTCTCGGTTTATGTACCACGGGATTAACGGAAACTAAAGGCGATGATTTGCGACGTTTGACTAAAGATATTCGCCACCGTTACCCAGAATTGGATAATTTACCAATTGTCTTAGTCTCTACGCCTGATTTTAAAGGTACTTTGCAAGATGGCTTTGCCGCAGTCGTAGAAAGTATAGTTAAGGAAATCCCCCAAAATAGTGGCGGCTGTTATTTCCAGCAAGTTGTTGTGTTGGCGAGTTCTGCATTTACACCAGCCGATATCGAACAGGTAAAAGAAATAATTGCGGCTTTTGGCTTACAGGCGATCGCTATCCCTGATCTTTCTGGTTTACTAGATAGTCAGTGGGATCATAATTACAGTGGCATCACAGGCAGTGGTACAACATTGGCAGAATTACAACAAATCGGTCATTCTGTCTTCACTTTAGCTTTGGGTGAGAGTATGCGTGGTGCAGCCAAAATTTTAGAACAGCGATTTAACATCCCTTATGAAGTTTTTAGTGAATTAACAGGGTTAGGTGCTACAGATAGATTTCTGCAAGCCTTGGCAGATATTAGCGGTCATAATGTCCCAGAGAAATATCGCCGCCAACGCCGTCAACTGCAAGATTTGATGCTGCATACTCACACTTACTTTGGTGGTAAACGAGTTTCTGTCGCACTCGAACCAGACTTGCTTTTGTCTATCGTCACTTTTTTACAGTCGATGGGTGTGCATATTCATACAGCTGTCACAACAACGCGTTCTCCTGTGCTGGAAAAACTAACAATTCCCTGTGTGACTATTGGCGACTTAGAAGATTTTGAACAGATGGCGGTTGGTTCTGACTTGCTGATTGCTAATTCATATACAACAACAATCTCTAAACGACTGAATATTCCTCTCTATCGTCAAGGAATCCCGATTTTTGACCGCTTAGGTCATGCGCTGTCGACTAAAGTTGGCTATCAAGGTACTAAGCAGCTATTGTTGGATATTGCTAACTTATTTTTCCAAGACTAA
- a CDS encoding nitrogenase MoFe cofactor biosynthesis protein NifE: MKINQENTSRNPHNSMPDNEDRFGMQVPSALDAHEDCAFDGAMLTLVPIIDAAHLIHGPSGCINNAWGNNSNLSSDFRLHKIRFTTDMEESDIIFGGAKKLQKAIIQLVRRYQPSAVFVYSTCVSALIGDDIHGACKDAYEQIGIPIIPVDSPGFAGRKNLGIRLAGETLIEHVIGTAEPEFTTPYDINIISEYNMAGAVSNILPLLEKLGIRVLAKITANSHYKEICYAHRAKLNVLIPSQIMLNFVKKMQHKFDIPYIEVPLYGVDDITQLLKSIATKLGSHELEEKTEKLINEEVNNLSENLNFYKLQLQDKTVIIDITDFGSWIMIESANNLGMQVIPISCRKLNQEDKNRLKQWLDRDEVVLANERLEEIIPIINENQVDLLIASDRLKSLSFQAKIPFLNINSELYAGYAGVLAAAREIYTTIYSPVWQQVRKSAPWEEIE; this comes from the coding sequence ATGAAAATTAATCAAGAAAATACCAGCAGAAATCCTCATAATTCAATGCCAGATAATGAAGATAGATTTGGTATGCAGGTACCTTCAGCGTTAGATGCTCATGAAGATTGTGCTTTTGATGGGGCAATGTTGACTCTTGTACCTATTATTGATGCTGCACATTTAATTCATGGGCCAAGTGGTTGTATAAATAATGCTTGGGGAAATAACAGCAATTTATCATCTGACTTTAGGCTGCACAAAATTCGCTTTACCACTGATATGGAGGAAAGCGACATTATTTTTGGTGGTGCTAAAAAATTACAAAAAGCTATTATACAGCTAGTTAGACGCTACCAGCCTAGTGCTGTATTTGTCTATTCTACTTGTGTTTCTGCTCTGATTGGCGATGATATTCATGGAGCCTGTAAAGATGCTTATGAACAAATAGGGATACCAATTATCCCTGTAGATTCTCCTGGTTTTGCTGGTCGGAAAAACTTGGGTATTCGTCTGGCTGGTGAAACTTTAATAGAACACGTAATTGGTACAGCCGAACCAGAGTTTACTACACCTTATGATATCAATATTATTAGTGAATATAATATGGCAGGTGCAGTTAGTAACATTTTGCCATTACTAGAAAAATTAGGTATTAGAGTTTTAGCCAAAATTACAGCGAATAGTCACTACAAAGAAATTTGTTATGCCCATCGTGCCAAGTTGAATGTGCTGATTCCTTCACAGATAATGTTAAATTTTGTCAAAAAGATGCAGCATAAATTTGATATACCATACATTGAAGTACCACTGTATGGTGTAGATGATATAACTCAGCTTTTGAAAAGTATTGCCACAAAATTAGGCAGCCATGAACTAGAAGAAAAAACAGAAAAGCTAATCAACGAAGAAGTTAATAATTTATCAGAAAACCTGAATTTCTATAAATTACAACTACAAGATAAAACCGTAATTATTGATATTACTGATTTTGGTAGTTGGATAATGATTGAATCTGCAAATAATTTAGGAATGCAAGTAATTCCAATTAGTTGTAGAAAATTGAATCAAGAGGATAAAAATAGACTGAAACAATGGCTTGATAGGGATGAAGTAGTTTTGGCAAATGAGAGACTGGAAGAGATTATTCCAATAATTAATGAAAATCAAGTTGATTTATTAATAGCAAGCGATCGCCTAAAATCTCTCTCCTTCCAAGCCAAAATTCCTTTCCTCAACATTAACTCAGAACTTTACGCAGGCTACGCAGGAGTTTTAGCCGCCGCACGAGAAATCTACACAACTATCTACAGTCCCGTTTGGCAACAAGTACGCAAATCTGCACCTTGGGAGGAGATTGAATGA
- a CDS encoding nitrogenase iron protein, whose product MSDEKIRQIAFYGKGGIGKSTTSQNTLAAMAEVGQRILIVGCDPKADSTRLILHTKAQTTVLHLAAERGAVEDLELEEVVIEGFRGIKCVESGGPEPGVGCAGRGIITAINFLEENGAYSNVDFVSYDVLGDVVCGGFAMPIREGKAQEIYIVTSGEMMAMFAANNIARGVLKYAHTGGVRLGGLICNSRKTDREDELITTLASRLSTQMIHFVPRDNIVQHAELRRMTVNEYAPDSNQANEYRTLADKIINNKNLAIPTPIEMDELEDLLIEFGILESEENAAKMIAAADAQEEAAKKQEDAEGEALEALKKGNVEVVASSDKK is encoded by the coding sequence ATGTCCGACGAAAAGATTAGACAAATAGCCTTTTACGGTAAAGGCGGTATTGGTAAATCTACCACCTCCCAAAACACCCTCGCTGCAATGGCAGAAGTTGGTCAACGAATCTTAATTGTCGGATGTGACCCTAAAGCTGACTCTACCCGCTTGATTCTGCATACTAAAGCTCAAACCACCGTTCTCCATTTAGCTGCTGAACGTGGTGCAGTCGAAGACCTAGAACTTGAAGAAGTCGTGATTGAAGGCTTTCGGGGGATTAAGTGTGTGGAATCTGGTGGCCCTGAACCCGGTGTAGGTTGCGCTGGTCGCGGTATTATCACCGCTATTAACTTTCTGGAAGAAAACGGCGCTTATAGCAACGTAGATTTCGTATCTTATGACGTACTGGGTGACGTTGTGTGTGGTGGTTTCGCCATGCCAATTCGGGAAGGGAAAGCACAAGAAATCTATATTGTTACCTCTGGTGAAATGATGGCGATGTTTGCAGCAAATAACATCGCTCGTGGTGTCTTGAAGTATGCACACACTGGCGGTGTGCGCTTGGGTGGTTTAATTTGTAACAGCCGCAAAACAGACCGGGAAGATGAACTAATTACTACCCTAGCATCTCGATTAAGCACCCAAATGATTCACTTTGTTCCCCGTGACAACATCGTGCAACATGCTGAATTGCGCCGGATGACTGTTAACGAGTATGCACCCGATAGTAATCAAGCTAATGAATATCGCACATTAGCGGACAAGATTATCAACAATAAAAATCTTGCCATTCCTACACCCATCGAGATGGATGAGCTAGAAGATTTATTGATTGAGTTCGGTATTCTTGAAAGTGAAGAAAATGCTGCAAAAATGATTGCCGCTGCTGATGCTCAAGAAGAAGCCGCTAAAAAGCAAGAAGATGCTGAAGGTGAAGCACTAGAAGCACTCAAAAAAGGTAACGTCGAAGTCGTTGCTAGTAGCGACAAAAAATAA
- a CDS encoding transcriptional Regulator of molybdate metabolism, XRE family protein, producing the protein MKQDSDLRNNLKSIRTRLGMSQQDLANIAGVTRQTISGVESGQYAPSVAITLKLAKALGCQVEDLFWLEQDLPEIEAILAKPVTINQPLRVSLARVGGQWIAYPLVGKEAFRQDMIPADGETVAVDGFPGISKLSNPEEEAEKHIDANTVKVRLLDDNLEALHNTVVIAGCAPVISLWARATERWHPQLRVHFTFANSMAALHSLCRGEAHIAGMHLYDPKTGEHNVPFVREVLAGKSAVLITLGLWEEGLLVPSGNPKGWETLSDLVKAKATIINRETGAGSRMLLERKLQEAHIPFDAVKGFEHIVHSHQDVAQAVVLGSADAGISTASVAATFGLGFIPLHQSRYDLVILKEYLEESPIQQLLSTLGHRMVHSQLEVLGGYDISKIGEVVATV; encoded by the coding sequence ATGAAGCAGGATAGCGACCTCCGGAATAACTTGAAGTCAATCAGAACCCGCTTAGGAATGAGCCAGCAAGATTTAGCCAACATTGCTGGTGTCACTCGTCAAACTATTAGTGGTGTAGAGTCGGGACAATATGCTCCTTCTGTCGCCATCACACTAAAATTAGCGAAAGCACTTGGCTGTCAAGTTGAGGATCTATTCTGGTTAGAGCAGGATTTACCTGAAATTGAAGCAATTCTCGCTAAACCTGTCACAATTAATCAACCTTTGCGAGTTAGTCTCGCTAGAGTTGGTGGACAATGGATAGCTTATCCTTTAGTGGGAAAAGAAGCATTCCGTCAAGATATGATTCCTGCGGATGGTGAGACAGTTGCGGTGGACGGGTTCCCCGGCATAAGCAAACTGTCGAATCCGGAGGAGGAAGCAGAAAAGCACATAGATGCAAATACAGTCAAAGTCAGGCTTTTGGATGATAATCTCGAAGCGCTACACAATACTGTTGTAATTGCTGGCTGTGCGCCTGTAATCTCGCTTTGGGCAAGGGCTACCGAACGTTGGCATCCGCAATTACGAGTACATTTTACCTTTGCTAACAGCATGGCTGCATTACACAGTCTATGCAGAGGTGAAGCGCACATTGCAGGGATGCACCTGTATGATCCAAAAACAGGTGAACATAATGTTCCGTTTGTGCGAGAAGTTTTAGCGGGAAAATCAGCAGTTCTCATTACCCTTGGTTTATGGGAAGAAGGATTATTAGTACCATCTGGTAATCCTAAAGGTTGGGAAACACTATCCGATTTAGTCAAAGCCAAAGCAACAATTATCAATCGAGAAACTGGTGCGGGTAGTCGGATGCTGTTGGAACGCAAACTGCAAGAGGCACATATACCATTTGATGCTGTCAAAGGATTTGAACATATCGTTCACAGCCATCAAGATGTTGCCCAAGCTGTTGTCTTAGGATCAGCCGATGCAGGTATTAGTACAGCGTCCGTCGCTGCAACCTTTGGCTTAGGATTTATCCCACTACATCAGTCACGATATGACTTAGTAATTCTTAAGGAATATCTAGAAGAATCACCAATCCAACAATTGCTGAGTACCTTGGGACATCGGATGGTTCACTCACAATTAGAAGTTCTCGGTGGCTACGACATTAGCAAAATTGGGGAAGTTGTAGCAACTGTTTAG
- a CDS encoding TOBE domain protein translates to MQISARNGLKGTVKKVEIGSVNTEVTIEIANGVEVTAIITKSSADNLKLSEGKEVYAIIKATDVMIAID, encoded by the coding sequence ATGCAAATTAGCGCACGTAACGGCTTAAAAGGAACAGTCAAAAAAGTTGAAATTGGTAGTGTCAATACTGAAGTAACAATAGAAATTGCTAATGGGGTAGAAGTAACTGCAATCATTACTAAATCATCAGCAGACAATCTAAAACTATCTGAGGGCAAGGAAGTTTATGCAATCATTAAAGCTACTGATGTCATGATCGCTATCGATTAA